In Tripterygium wilfordii isolate XIE 37 chromosome 17, ASM1340144v1, whole genome shotgun sequence, the genomic window tattattttaatttttagagTTCGCTCATGAATAAATTATCATTTATTATTGTGTTTGGAAAAGTGAACACTGTTCACGCGTTGTATAAATATGAATATTTATAAGGGCGGTGAAAGTATTATTCTTCGTCTCTCGGCTCAAAAAAAATGGACACAAAAAGTGCCGTTGATGTGCTCCCGTGGATGCTCGTCGAATCCACCGGTGATTCAGAGATCGACGCCAGAATCGGTCGCGCTAGTGATTTTAACGATAACGACGATGATGCAGAATCGTGCACCTGCGATGAATCTGAAGATTTCGATCCTGATAATCCTCTAAGAGACCTCCGTCGTCGTTTCGACGCGGTTGATGATCAGGATCGGAAGGATGAGAAGGCGCGGGTGCATGTGCAGGAGGAGGCTCGTGGTTGTCGGCGAAATTATGGCGGTGATGAACAGAAAGGGGTACCGATACCAAAACCGATTCTGTGCCATAAATCAAGTGCTTCAATTGATtcaacagaagaagaaaagaacaagCTCTTCTGGGAGGCGTGTTTGGCTTCATAATTAATCATTCACTTTTTGGTctgaaaattatattaaaaagtcatgatttgattttatttgatttgattttcttaatgTAAGTTGGGCATTAAAAAAGAGGCCTCTTTTTTTGTTCCAATTTAgcgaaaaaattataaattttaatcaAGTTGGAAGTGTAAAGATTAATATTCGATGGTATACTTTCTTGGTGTTTATGATTAGATAGATTATTCGTGGAATGTgccattttttattctttggttTCTTGGGTATTCCACTTTTTATTCTTTGGTTTCTTGGGTGTTTATTACTGTGCAGGGTGGAATGGAATGTGCTGcttctttcttgtttcttttttctttttttaaatacaggGGAAGGGGATGGAGAAGCTCGAACCCGAGACCTCTATGAAATATCACACACATGAATATTGTTATCTGAGTCACTCGTAGTTTTCTGTGCTGCGCTGCTTGTCTCTTGGTTTTGGTATTCACATAATGTTGTAATATGAAGTTATCATACACTAGTGAGTAGTGGGCTTGTTTTCATTGAGATGGGCTGGAATCTATTGGGTCAGACTGACTGATCCGGGTTCATCGTATAAGACCCAGTCCATGTCCTATTTTTATGGCAAGAAAGGGTCCTATTTTTATGAAAGTTAAAGAGGAAAAATATTTAGTGATTGTGTGTGGTAGGTTAAGGCCTACGCTGATGTGGATGTTAAGATCATTGGTAGTCGGTTAgtataatttaaagattttacTATTTTAATTTGATCATCAAATGTTCATTTAAAGTCAATAacctaaaattgaaatttgttcCATTTTGATAACTCAACAGAATTTTCCTATTACGGACAACCAACCTACTTATGTGGTAGGTTCAATAGTAATAAATTGTTCACGTTTTAACATGGTTTCATGTCAATCTGGATTGTCATGACTTATTAATTTTATGAGAGTCCTCGGTGAATTTGGGACTACAATTATTCAATAATTTTAGATTCTAATATTTTAAATGTAATGCTCAAATTAAATGTAgtcacttgtttttttttaaaaaataaataatgtcttGTCATTCTTTCTCCTCACATTCTtttaaggacaatgctagagatctTTAAAATTTGACCCTcaaaatcccccaaatctatgtgacattaaaataaccattgattatatgatccacttcacatccaacactccacattaaatggaggtATTTTGAGGGTCATTTTTTGGGGGTCTTaagcattattcttttttaaactttatttaaaaaaataattgatatcATATTAATCATCAAATGAAATTCCAAATTCTAAAATCGAGGGTAATTGCGGAGTTTCCAAATTCTTCACGGATTGCATTACCTTGATAGGCAATAAATACATGGTCACGAAGCTAGGACCAAAAAATGGCTAATTATGCGATCCCAATCAATATATTTCGATCGAAATCAAACCATAATTTACAATGCTAAGTCAAATTAGAGTGAAATAGGCGGACCCCTAAAAACCCTCATAACTAACTATTTTGTAATAGAAAGGTGGGAGTCCACACGCCGGGTCTTCCTTCTAGAAGATAGAGATAACGACCCAAGTGGATGTAGGCATGGGCTCAATTAGCCTCCACACAACGTAAGCCTTCCCCTTCTAGAAGGAGAGGAATCCACAATCCACGTGGTTTATTATTATATGCTTTAATTATCGATAAAGGTTCGATTGTGATGAATTATTTTATACATAGTAACGTATTTTCTAGGCGGTGGACCTTCCTTTTTAAAGATTAAGTGTCACACCAATGACCAAACCTCCCACTCCCCTTATGTCTTTCTAAATTTTTTCAACCCAtaacgatatcatacaaataATTTATCCTTTATATATTTAATACGACAgagtaaattgggtcaaaaccatcaaaaccgtATGATCATAAATATTGTTTCCAATGAGAATCGAACCCACCGAATCCAGGAACTTCCTAAGTTCATATAGTCTGacactagagaaatttatcgattaagctatcacccaagtgattcCGGAAcattttcaatatatatgtgtgtgtgtgtcataACAAGTAGTGTGTGTGATCTAGCTTGTTATGTCTGAGTATTGAAGAAGTGTAGGGAGAGTCTGGGAAATGGACGCAAAAAAGggcgttgttgttgttgatgatgcgCTTGCTTGGATGCTGGTGGAAGCCACGGGAGATTCAGAAGTTGATGCCAAAATCAAGCCCGTTGATggcgatgatgatgatcatgatgatgCGGAATCATGTATCTCCGATGTACCGGAAGAAAACCGTCGCGGTGATAAGAAGAACCAGAAGGTGGCAGCTGGTCAGGAGGAGAAGATAGGTGGTGTTGATGAACAAAAGGGAAAACCAATTATATCCAAGAACAAATCAAGTACTGCTTCTGTTGATTCAACTGAGGATGAAAAGAACAGGCTTTTCTGGGAAGCTTGTTTGGGTTCTTAATCTGAAGTtgtgatgaaaaagaaaagaaaaagagttggGGATTAGAGAGGGAGGCATAGACAACTCTTTGCAATTGTAAAAAAGTAATCAATAATACTACTTCTCATAATCCATGGTCTAAGAATGACAAAGTTAGAGAAATCTTTTGGCTATTACAGGCAGCAGCACGAGCGATAAGCTCGGCTTCAAGCTGAGAGATATAACATACAATACAATCACAAGTTCAGCCCCAAACTGAATCATGACTCTCAAACAATCCACAAAATGCAACAACACACTCCCAATACAAACTCAATGCCATTCTAAATTTACAGAAGCTACTCAGATTGTGTTGAGAGAAACCAAAACCTGATTGTAAGCAAGTATTCCTAAGCGCTGGTTGAAAGAAACTTTAGGCCGCTTCGCTAGAACTAATGAGGGTGAGGCAAAATGGAATCCATTGGTTTATCAACCATTTCGATATCGTTAGAAGTTTGAGATCCTTCTGTTGCAATCTTTTTATCGACATCTTGTCCGACTGAAAGCAGTGTTGTTCCTGAATCTTCCTCGTCGCTTgagattgaacttgaattccCATGTCTGCTATCAGTGAATGAAACACCAGACTCTACTTTGATTCCTGAGCAACTTCTTGCACAAGGGTACCCTGTAGGAGGATCGATCGCTGATTGATCCAAGAAACTATTTATAACGCCTTTGTTTTCATCCAGGTGCCTCAAGAAGCACTGTTCTATATCACTTAGAGACTCATGTTTGTCATCAACTTCACTCTCACATTCGTCTTCACCGTCACTGCTCTGGCTGTAATGGGCCTGATCATCATAGCCTGGAGCTGATCCTCTTAGTTCACCGCTGGTCTCCATCTCGTGCTGGCTATCGAAATCCTCATCAGTTTGTTGGTCAGATGAACGATACGACATGGGAGAATATCCTCCTGTTTCAGTCTCCTCACGTTCTCTCAATACTTTCATGATTAGAGTTTTGAGCAAGTTCATCACTTGAACGGCATGCATTAGTGCTGTCAATGGATCAGACATCTGATGGAGAGGGATTAAGAAAACACTTTTAGTATACATATTATGGCCACAATTCCCACTTCAAAATAGccagaaagaaaacaaatattccCAAGTAGACAAAGCTGTGGCGGCTATAAGCCTAACCTGAGTCATGTTGGGAGCGAAAACCATGGCAATGTTCCTTGCATTCATTTTATTGGATTCCTCTTCATCCACAACATCAGCCATTAGATCAACAGCCCAATTGAGCAGTGCAGCTTCGGTAGGCTTTAGCTGCTTCACAAGCTCCATAGATTCCTCTTCGGTGTTGCATTGCAGAACTTGCTCAGGCGAAAGCCCATCTAGCACTCCCGAGGGAAGCTCCCGAAACCAGGCTTTTATAAGTCCAGCTAAACAATGCACATCAATATTGTCCGGCACAATTCCCCTGTTTAGCTGGTCTCTTACATGCTCCTCTTGGCTATTTTCAGGATTTATGCGGAAAATTCCCTCTGCCTGAATCAAGAAAACCAGTTAGAAAAACTCATTCAGTATCTAAATCATGTTTGATTATTCACATCAGCAGCTTGAATGCTAGCTGATACCATATTACATAAGTTGTATTGTGGTGGTACCTTTAGGCCTGCTTGCGCATACAACCTTTCCTGCATCAACAAGAGAATAGTAGGCACACTATTCCCTTTCGAATCATAAGCGCACTGCATTGATTCCGCTGAGACACCAAACACGCTAACACTACAAATAGTCAAACATACATAGTTGCAAGTTATACTCACCCAATACAAGAGCATAAATTAAATTCTTTCTGGGGAGGAaagatataaaaagaaaaaacatggaAATGAATCAACCGGTTACAGAAGATCCAAAAGGGTTCAGTAATATTAACGAGCAAAGTGAGAACCGATATcaaaagaacaccaaaaaggtcaaagaaaataaatcataacTAGCCAACTTACCATTGTCCATCAAACAATTAGTTCTACTGAATGCAAGTTAATTAACTAActctttcaacaaaaaaaaaagattgaataCAACATACAGGCTACAGCAACAGCATTCCAGAACAGTAGAACACTGTTAGTATTACACACTACCACAGCAGGCATGTAAAGGGCAAAAGAGAAAGCAGTTAGTTTGACTTGGATCTCCTTCTCTTGGCACAAAATTAACTAAGATTGAGTTTGACGTTACTTATTTATTCATTTGAACTGTTTTTAAAGCAGAATCAACGCGAaccaaacaactttttttttacacAATTACAGGGATGCCTAAAACGTCAACCTTGATATTCCACCCACTTCCACTATACGCAAAGAAGGATTAGAGTTTTTTAACCCAACATTGTGATGTAGACTTTTGAGCCTTCTgaaatccaatcaaattccaTATCTTACCACTGCTGAACTATGTCACgacaaaaaaaagagtcaaatcCTGAAACTCAAGACCTTAATTTCTGCTAAATTTCAACCTAACGCGAGATTAATTAGCCCTTAACAATAAAAACATTTTCCAAGAATTCTAAGCCAAAGCCAGATCAGAGCTGACGAATTTAAGATCACCcatcaaaacccaaaaataaaataaaataaaataaatacctAGCACTTGGGACTCGACAAGGGATCTCAACTTCGAACTCAACAGGAAGACCCAGAAAGCCATTGAATCTATCGAATGTCACATGAGTGACATGACGAACATTGGTGGGCCACCCAATATCCATGTTATGGACATTGGACATCACATCTTCACTTTTATCAACCCTGCAAGACACCATTGATTTCCTCAGAGCAGTCAATAGCAGCGCAACTACAGAGAGCTGGTTCTGCTCTTCTTCCCTGCTCCTCTTTGTAATCCCACTTGTTTCCTTTCCCCCACCACCACAACCACCTCCCTTCGTTACCATAACAAGCCctgtcatctctctctctcttgccctCTATCTTtctctagtttctctctctagattagaCTGGTGAAGGGTGAGAGAGTGGAGAAGTTTTTAAATTCAGGGAGAGGAGGAGTTTTATGTTTGTATATTGAATCGAATGGAATGGTTGCCTTGAAGTTCCCAACTTCTTTAAAAAGTTCAAACGGCCACTTGTTTCAAATTTTGCTAACTTTATCTCCTTTTTGACCTTCGTTGTTTGTAGAATTCACAAGAATGCCACTCCAGTTGCATGGCTTGTTTGGCAGCTTGCATTTTTTAATGGCGTCATAATCAAACCACTAAGTAGTGTTTAATGGCTTCATAATGCTAACCTCTCTATTACTGTTGATAAATATGTTTACTATTGGAATCGAATTTTTGACACAAATATGTTTAACTCAATCGATTATCAACCAAGCCACCTATGTTAACCTCTCTATTAGCAATTTAGCATTAGCTAGATTTGTAATATTGAAAAAGTTGAGGAATTTGACAATCTATGACATTCATGAAAATAACATGACATGTGAAGAACATTgactaggaaaaaaaatatgatgtgGGCCGATGAAAATGTGTAATCAACCTAAACTACAAATCAAATGAAATCTGGCTTAAAATGGATTCGTGGAGTTTGATCAAAGTAGGGTCATGAATAATACttgaaattctcaaaatatgtcccctcattttattttttggtaacgTAAAATATATTGGACAATTGATTGGCAAATATGGGTCACATGGACAACCCTACAACTCTCATAAATCAGTTAAGATATAAGGCAAAGCTCAGTGTAGGAACATAATATTGGGTGATATTTGCATACGCTAAACTTAGCAATGACGCATATCGTAAATTGCGATAACAGAAACACACATGAGACTTAAATTCACGATCTCCCATTTACGCTAAGAGTTGTCGCGGTCAAGTTGCTACATGTGCTTTTATATTTGTAATGGATGGTTGTTTTAGATAGCACGTAGCTTTGAGTGTAAAATGGGAATAATATTTTTGGATCTTTAGTCGTTCTGTCGTTGAGTCATCATTGAACCTAAGGAAGAAACAAACTCGAATGTGTTGGTGGATATGGCCGCGAATGGTCCATCAAATGAGGATAAATTTGAGATTTCCAACAATGAGACTTCCTTTCTACGTCATTTCGCGTggttaattaaataaataaaaaaaggtaaaatggaatgatttatatttttgtttttccatatttttaattaaatatattgtacctctgtgttggtgagtAATCTATGTTGCTATTTTCGACAAAATTTGGCGTTTTCTGTGTGGCCCCACCACAACCACATAGGATTCTTACACAATATAGCCGTTGATGTGTCTTTTGCTTATGTTTAGCAAGCAATTACCTAATCACTTTCCACGTaggaaatataaaaataaaacatcattaaaaaaatgaattgcttttaatttttaaacTT contains:
- the LOC119982662 gene encoding uncharacterized protein LOC119982662, whose protein sequence is MDAKKGVVVVDDALAWMLVEATGDSEVDAKIKPVDGDDDDHDDAESCISDVPEENRRGDKKNQKVAAGQEEKIGGVDEQKGKPIISKNKSSTASVDSTEDEKNRLFWEACLGS
- the LOC119981754 gene encoding rho GTPase-activating protein 2 isoform X2 — encoded protein: MTGLVMVTKGGGCGGGGKETSGITKRSREEEQNQLSVVALLLTALRKSMVSCRVDKSEDVMSNVHNMDIGWPTNVRHVTHVTFDRFNGFLGLPVEFEVEIPCRVPSASVFGVSAESMQCAYDSKGNSVPTILLLMQERLYAQAGLKAEGIFRINPENSQEEHVRDQLNRGIVPDNIDVHCLAGLIKAWFRELPSGVLDGLSPEQVLQCNTEEESMELVKQLKPTEAALLNWAVDLMADVVDEEESNKMNARNIAMVFAPNMTQMSDPLTALMHAVQVMNLLKTLIMKVLREREETETGGYSPMSYRSSDQQTDEDFDSQHEMETSGELRGSAPGYDDQAHYSQSSDGEDECESEVDDKHESLSDIEQCFLRHLDENKGVINSFLDQSAIDPPTGYPCARSCSGIKVESGVSFTDSRHGNSSSISSDEEDSGTTLLSVGQDVDKKIATEGSQTSNDIEMVDKPMDSILPHPH
- the LOC119981754 gene encoding rho GTPase-activating protein 2 isoform X1; translation: MTGLVMVTKGGGCGGGGKETSGITKRSREEEQNQLSVVALLLTALRKSMVSCRVDKSEDVMSNVHNMDIGWPTNVRHVTHVTFDRFNGFLGLPVEFEVEIPCRVPSASVSVFGVSAESMQCAYDSKGNSVPTILLLMQERLYAQAGLKAEGIFRINPENSQEEHVRDQLNRGIVPDNIDVHCLAGLIKAWFRELPSGVLDGLSPEQVLQCNTEEESMELVKQLKPTEAALLNWAVDLMADVVDEEESNKMNARNIAMVFAPNMTQMSDPLTALMHAVQVMNLLKTLIMKVLREREETETGGYSPMSYRSSDQQTDEDFDSQHEMETSGELRGSAPGYDDQAHYSQSSDGEDECESEVDDKHESLSDIEQCFLRHLDENKGVINSFLDQSAIDPPTGYPCARSCSGIKVESGVSFTDSRHGNSSSISSDEEDSGTTLLSVGQDVDKKIATEGSQTSNDIEMVDKPMDSILPHPH